One genomic segment of Odocoileus virginianus isolate 20LAN1187 ecotype Illinois chromosome 17, Ovbor_1.2, whole genome shotgun sequence includes these proteins:
- the LOC110131836 gene encoding large ribosomal subunit protein eL42-like, translating to MVNVPKTRRTFCKKCGKHQPHKVTQYKKCKDSLYAQGKRRYDRKQSGYGGQTKPIFQKKAKTTKKIVLRLECVEPNCRSKRMLAIKRCKHFELGGDKKRKGQVIQF from the coding sequence ATGGTGAACGTTCCAAAAACCCGCCGGACTTTCTGTAAGAAGTGTGGGAAGCATCAGCCCCACAAAGTGACACAGTACAAGAAGTGCAAGGATTCTTTATATGCCCAGGGAAAGCGGCGTTATGACAGGAAGCAGAGTGGCTATGGTGGGCAGACTAAGCCGATTTTCCAGAAAAAGGCTAAAACTACAAAGAAGATTGTACTGAGGCTTGAATGTGTTGAGCCCAACTGTAGATCGAAGAGAATGTTGGCTATTAAGAGATGCAAGCATTTTGAGTTGGGAGGCGATAAGAAGAGAAAAGGCCAAGTGATCCAATTTTGA